The Helianthus annuus cultivar XRQ/B chromosome 11, HanXRQr2.0-SUNRISE, whole genome shotgun sequence region accctaggtggattgaccgaacttgaacctaaattgcatgataagggcttgaaaccgggttgggtttaagaggatcattatacttgcaatcgcggctaacacgagtatcgatttaataaaataatctaagcttttgtcccgatcgactatcttgactatgattccgtttgcattattctttttcgaggacgaaaaaaagataagtgtggggatatttgatgtattgcaaaatacatcggtattcgcgtcggttttagtcgttagttagttagttttagtgtcgATTTAGTTTAGAATGTACATACTATTGATTTATTTATGTTTCCAGGTTTTTCCAGCCAAAAGGAGCGAAAACGAGCCGGAATCTTGAATGGCAAAAGGCTGGCACGGAAACCGAGGaagtcgggagctgaaacgaaCAAAATTTGCAGTTCTGGAgcttccaggcggcccgcgttgacTAAACATGCATTCTGAGGCGGGCCGCTTTGACTTAAAGAAGGAACAGAAGAAATACAccctctcgcgccccgcgtaaactTGAACAGAAacgtgaggcgggccgcgagcatCTTGTAAAACAACTCAGGAGTTATTAGCTTAGGCGACCCGCGAAAGATCAGGAAAATACTTCATGCGGGCCGCCTAAAGTTGTTATGTCGGCAGACTTACGAAGATTGCATGGCAAGTTAGGGTTTGTGGATATATATGAAGATATACGCGTACACAGCAAATGATTGACGAACTAGGGCATCTTTGGGGCTGTTTTGGCTGCTGATTGAAGGTCTTGATCGTGTTGGAAGCATACCGGAAGCTGGGAATCATCGGGAAAGCATTCTTgagcattcgggagtgaagattcgggtttCATACACCTATTTCTTgcattctttgtttgtttagataTTGTTAACGATGAATTCAGTTGATACCTTGATTTTGACTTTGTTTCTGATTATGTTTTCCGGCTAAAACTCATAAACTACCTAGGCGATGACTATGGCATAACGAAGATTGGATTTTTATATGATTATTGATGTGGTTGTGATTTTTCTTGCATTGTAAACACTATGTTAGTTTGTCTTGGTGCGTTTGTATGCTTGTGATTTCTTAGTTAATCGTTTATTTGTTCCATtcaattcttggtgacggtctttatcacggaatagagttgaattagggtttttgacttaggtgagtgtctatatcacataataggtcattaattctttagggtgaaaagtgcactagtaaccttaggaacaatattcggtaattaattaaaatcaagtgtgctgctagactcgtcgcggaaaggctcgaggatattggtAGATCTAGGAGTAGTTAAAAGGAATTAACCACCCATTGTCTATCAAGCCAAGTttaaacccatagttgctttagacgttcgcgcggcaaagtagagcgtcttacataagcactttcaagaaactagaggacggacaagaaatctagaaaaccggtagtTTAACAACCTCTAGGGAATCTTAGTGTGCTCTTGAGAGGGATTAGGGGTCCTTAGATCTTCCTAGAGGTGAGAATTTCACGATCCCGGTTTCACACCACATCATTATCATTTAGGAATCCATTCcgagtttagcctgcgtctagcctaggtagtcttcattctCACTGATCAGACCCTTTGCTTGTGTTCGTGTCTTGTTTGCtagtaatattttattattttatttaggatttttagaaacccccccaaattaataaacaatttagtatgtcgtgtcagtccgagtctagatagagtagtagcgtagtcagtagagtctcgtgggttcgatactcggacttactttagctttgctacattcgatcggttcacttgccgattgtgtgtttagggtttaggtcgagtcttagtttataaatttaaagcttagagagtctagaattagggtattttatttagttttatttgacccattttcagcacatcaaaacggcacaaaactttttataacttgggataattatttgtatataatacttgtaaaagaattacatgtttcttatacgttcagtagcccggccTGTATGccaggttaaagattaataggcacaccacaggtataatgcccacgaGGTTGATTCCTctaagtggattaccagtttttcATAGgcactgtcaggtgtacgcctacaccccgtgcttaggtcgtggccatttcatgaatgatgccaaggatatccgggacatggtcattaaccccccaaaggttttaagcaaacaaaacaatttaaacgggtcatctcaaTGAATTAACCACCATACAATTAAAGATTCAATGTCCGActaagcggtattttatataccgtaccttATTACTCAAATTTCTTGCGTATAATTTACATGCTCACAAATCTATTAAACAAATGCTAATCACAACATCTATGCGGATGATTCTTTTACATAATAAACTACATCCCCTGCTTACACAGTCACTTAATTTCCTTTGAACACCCAACTATAATAGGTGCACCATTCCTTTTTTATAAGCATGTTACCATATACTAGTTACGTTACTTCACATATATATAGCGTCTCAATAAGTTTTACTTATTAAAAACTTAGCCATGTCCAAAAAGAAAACATATCAACATACATGCCACATCTTCGTACTTGCCCTCCTAAGTTTCCATTCTTGCATGTACCTCACAATACTCTATAGTAAGCTTGGGATACCTTTGGGAAGCTTATCGGGGCCTTAAAAGCAAGGAAAAGTGAGAAAGAACGCAAAAAACGGGTTTCCGACGTCGGACCCGCATAGACAACAAGATAAGGCGTCAGCTGCAACAGGGCAGGGTGTCGCCGACTTGTAGTTTCGATTCAAGTTTAAGACACTTAAGAATAATCCTCATGTAATATATGCATTCTCTAGATAACTCTCCCATATATATAATGCTAAATCAAACATCTCTTTAGGACAACAATGCAATTTCAATTCAAGTTTAAGACACTTAAGAATAAGGTGTTGAATCTTCTTTGTCTTTTTTtggaggtgtcacaccccgacccgcagcggaaagAGGTAATCAGGGCATGATTGGGTTGAATTGAGAGCTTATGACTTGCTATTACATGTTTTAAATAATCATTAATTCATAACAAATGTTTCACGAAACAAAtaattcaaataaacaattacaAAAAAGACATTTATCAACAACCACTAAGCTACACTAATCCGTTTCTTGTTAACTAAGGCCCATCCTATGTCCAATCTTCTCTTCGTACCTGTTTacctgtatcatgtgtaaaaaaTGGCGAGTGAACcttattgtttttgaaaaaaaaaataatatgtttAAGTTTAATTTATTGTGAAAACGTGCGTTAACCAATGTAAGTAAATATGTTGTATGCCATATATCATAACTCATAACACAATctcaaacaataaacaaaccaACTGAAATGATTCGATAAATGCACGCATGTTGCACGGTATTATGGTGTGccaatgaatgaatgtatgttgcACGGTATTATGGTGTGCTGCAAGGTCTAAGCTCAATCAAACGGAGCTGACCTCGTATGGGTGGCAATGTCAAGTTCCGCCCATAGGTAATGGGGAACCGACGAGCCTATGATGATGTGATATCCAAAATGCATGAAATGTACCAAGTGATAAACAACCAAACAACACATAACACATCctcaaacaataaacaaaccaATATAATGCTTGATATGAATGTATGCATGTTGCACGGTATTGTGGTGTGCTGCAAGGTCTAAGCTCTATCAAACGGAGCTGACCTCGTATAGGTGGCAACGTCAAGTTCCGCCCATAGGTAATGGGGAACCGACGAGCCTATGATGATGTGATGTCCAAAATGAATGAAATGCACCAACATGATaaacagtcaaacaacacataacatagatactccacataatggTAATTGCACGGAACTCAACTTGTAAAATGCGATAAAAACATTATGACACATGATACACCCCaaaaatgtataaataaaataaaaggggGAGTTGTAAGATTCGCTCACTGTGGTTGCATTTGCGATTCCTTGTAACATAACGCACGAGTAAGGATTGAGAATCCGAATGAACGAAATGGTTATCCTAGATATTCAAAATACCACATAACGATCTCGTTAATATTTGTAGGTTAAATTAAATTCCTAATATTTATGGTTTACAGTTTTAACTAATTAGTTATTATATTTTCCCATTATTTAATGTTATAAAAGAAATAAATGGTCAATTATTTATATATTCAAAGTTAAGTTATAAAAGAAAGTGAATTGGAATTAAAGAAAAAGGGAAACTGTTAGTTATTTTCTTTTGGATTTAAGGATTAAAGAAAAGGaaaaatgaaattaaaataaaacatattaATTTGTTTGTTGCTTGGGAATTCTACGCATGTCACAAACCAAATTTAATATGGTATTGAGTTTTATATTAAGGCTGTATATCATGTGAAGATTTAAAAGTTCCACAAGGCAATTAAAGAGGAGGTTTGAAGGATGGAGCTacttcaagaaaaaaaaaatatgaattttGTATAAGCGAAGAGAAGTTGCCATTGGTTTtgagaccacccgtagtggggcgtttttttttaaattcaaaaaaaaaaaaaaaaaaaaacgctcaAAAACACCCCCCATTACATTGGGCGTTGTTtggcattatttttgaaaaaaatttactTCATCGTTTTTAAAACAACGCTCAACATTTCATGCAACCGTGTTGACTGGCCAATGGGAGTGGTCCACTagtagtttcttttttttttaacctcttcttaataaaaaaataattgtttaatAATTGGAAagggcgttattgggcattattcccactacgccacttttacaataacgcccaataatgccccatgctgactggactgccacgtgtcgcaaaacgccctatggtgggggcattatttggctaaaccactacacatggtcttagtggGAAAGAGAATAGGCTAAAAAAAGAGTTGGAACATAGACTTATATGCCATTAATAAATCCCACTTAATTATCACCACCACTATTCTACAATCATTGTTTTGAAAGTATTTGTATTTTTAACTCATTTGAACCTGATTGCTATTCGTCTTCTTTGTAAAAAAAAAGGACCATACAAGCAATAAGTGAACATGACGCACACTCAGTCATATGATCATGTTTCTTCTAAGATTATAGTATACATGAAAACGAAAAGAAAGATTAACAACAGAGAAAAAAGTATACCGAACGTTGAAATGGTTCCCGTTGCGAACTTTGGGAGGCTCCGACGGCTTTGGTTTTCTCCGGTGGCTTCTGATTTCTCCGGCGAAGTTCTCCGACTCCGATCTCCGGCGTTTTGCGGGTTCTTCGCCGGCGAGTCTTTATTATCTTTCGAGTGAAGAAGCTGTGAGAGGGTGGTGAAACCGTATAGGGTGTTTTATGGTTTCGGAGGGATGGAGTTCACAAGTTCTTAGTGTGATTAGCGTTTTCATGAAGGTTATGAGTTGTGATATGCTTGATTTGTTAAGGTAAGATTTGAAGACGTGTGATGATGGACGTATACTCGTCCAGGTCCGTGCGTCACGGGTTTGGAAACTCGATCAATCAATGACAATGAAAGAAATCTGTTGATTTCTTTCCTTGCGTGTCGACAGGTTTGGGCGGCAAACTTCTTGTTCTCCAAAAGAAATGTCGGATGCTTgtatacaagtataaatagcttAAGCCCCCTCTAGTTTGTAAGGTTTATATTGGTAAAAGAGAGTTCTAAAAGTTTGGTTGAAAAGTTAATAtcgttatttttttttctattgttattattattattattattattattattattattattattattattattattattattattattattattattatttatagcAATATTAAATAAATTAGTTAATTAACAATTAAAGTAAATGAATAAATTTACTCAATAAATGAATCCGGATATATCCTTCAAACGGTCTTTATTTCGCGCAAAAATTTTCGAGGTTTAAAAGTTGGGATCCAGATTTCACAACCGGTCGGGTTTCGGGAGGTCATTTTGGCGGATGTTACAGGAGGGGTGAAGCACGGGGAGGTGTTTTGGGAGACATGGCAAGGTCTAGTTGTAGCAACTTTTTCCTTTTCTTGAAATGCCCAACGATGGGGGCGAGTCTTGGGAAACATGTGGCGTACTTTGTGTGTTTCTTGTAAAAACTTAATTTCCAACATGAAAATGCTTAATTTTTCATTTTGCAGTCAATTTATccctaaaaatcaaaagtaagcAAATAAAGAACATAGTTAACATATTTAACAATGAAAATGACTAAAACTGGACCGTGAATGATGTGAAATATAAGTATTTTTTTATGTGTGTGTCAGTGggtttatacatatatacatacacatatataaatGTATGTTGGGAGGGGACCTAGAACAAATACCTAATTAAAGTGTTGTGTGTCAACCATGGAGTGCCTATAAATATATATCCATGTGTGTGTATTCTTGACTTTTTAGGCACCGCATTAACATTTCAAAACCCCTAAGAAGTCCTACCCCATGCCTATAAATACCATTATCTTCCATCGCACCAAGAGTCATTCATTTGTACAACATATCCTCTGTCATAAAAAAGCTGATACCTATAATGGAGGTTTCTATGGAGATAGAGGTCGCTTCTTCACTCTCTTCCGAAAAACTTTTCAAGCTCTATAATAACTACGACACAATCGCACCCAAGGTCGATCCTCAATCTTTCAAATCCATTACTATTATACAAGGTGATGGTGGTGTTGGAAGTATCATCAGCACTGTGTATGGTGACGGTAATCGGCTTCCCGTTATTCACATTTGTAATTATTTATTGATATTATTGAACTTGGCCgatcttctttgatggctttcATAACTATTACTTTAATAAAATCTCTCACAGGCTCAACTTCAAAACACACGGTGGATGCCATTGATACAAGCAACCATCTTATCAGCTACACGTACTTTGAAGGGGATGTCTTTAAGGGTATTATAGAGAAAATCACTCATCATATTAAGTTCACACCTTCTCCTAATGGAGGAGCTATATACAAACGTACAGTCATATTTAAGTGCATCGGTGATGCTAAGCTAAGCGATGAGGCTATGAACATTTCCAAAGAAACAATAAAGAATATTTTCAAGAGGATGGAGTCTTATGCTATTGCTCATCCTGAAGATTTCTAATTCACTCACCTAAATGACGGAGTGTATCTGACCATGTTATTATTGTATCTTTTCATTTGCTGAAATAATGTTATATGTATGCTTAATATATGTTAACAACAATACATTAATGTATGTCGGTTTGCATTTGAATGGGTAAACAAAGTAACTATAACTCTTAAAGGTGATTATGAGATGGATTCATATAACGCCCACATTTTAACATTAGAAAAATAAAGTAATAACatatatttttaacaaaaattgggcatgacccgtccgtaaCATGAGCAAATCCCTGTTTTGGCAAACTTCATTTCAAGTAAATTAATGACACTTTCAAAAGACTTAACAAAACCATAGCATTACTTTTAAATATCT contains the following coding sequences:
- the LOC110890517 gene encoding root allergen protein-like, with protein sequence MEVSMEIEVASSLSSEKLFKLYNNYDTIAPKVDPQSFKSITIIQGDGGVGSIISTVYGDGSTSKHTVDAIDTSNHLISYTYFEGDVFKGIIEKITHHIKFTPSPNGGAIYKRTVIFKCIGDAKLSDEAMNISKETIKNIFKRMESYAIAHPEDF